The Carassius auratus strain Wakin unplaced genomic scaffold, ASM336829v1 scaf_tig00215883, whole genome shotgun sequence genome includes a window with the following:
- the LOC113096143 gene encoding butyrophilin subfamily 1 member A1-like, which produces MKFICLTLLIFSGITDSRSERYEVVGSSDPVFAAAGEDVILPCSVKPNISVVDMRLEWFRSDLKDSQLVHLYEDHEDRNRNQIQSYRERTKLNHPELQRGDASLKLSSVQVSDEGLYKCFIQSKSWYDDTTVDVRVEAVGRPPVITVDGFDHSGGLHLQCESEGWYPEPDLEWLDSKGVSLRSETTETHRNTDRFSVKHTTTVHHSDKIHCRVKLRHHMIEALIISSSNMFSSWRTSVIMISVAVVLSVIAGILIAVFARKNRDHDRLQNEKNRLQHERDQLKTIIPQVNVILDADTAHPRLTVSDDGKQVRDGKSRTERVDGGKNRFKNYLGVLGKDGFSSGCFYFEVQVKGQTEWDLGVTRESVNRTGSINVIPEDGYWAVGLYNGEYQAHESSSVSLSPSVNPQRISVFVNYEKGFVSFCDVESMSHIYSFTNQSFNEKLYPFVSLGHLYNEDPTPLIICDDY; this is translated from the exons ATGAAGTTCATTTGTTTGACTTTGCTGATTTTTAGTGGAATTACAGATTCAAGATCAG AGCGGTATGAAGTCGTGGGATCTTCAGATCCTGTGTTTGCTGCAGCTGGTGAAGATGTGATTCTGCCGTGTTCAGTCAAACCCAACATCAGTGTTGTGGACATGAGATTGGAGTGGTTTAGATCTGATCTGAAAGACTCACAACTAGTGCATCTTTATGAGGATCATGAAGACAGAAACAGAAATCAGATTCAGTCctacagagagagaacaaaactgaATCATCCAGAACTACAGAGAGGAGATGCATCACTCAAACTCTCATCAGTCCAAGTCTCTGATGAAGGACTTTATAAGTGTTTTATTCAGTCCAAATCCTGGTATGATGATACCACTGTTGATGTCAGAGTTGAAG CTGTAGGACGTCCTCCAGTGATCACTGTAGATGGGTTTGATCATTCAGGAGGGCTTCATCTACAGTGTGAATCTGAAGGCTGGTATCCTGAACCTGATCTTGAGTGGCTGGACAGTAAAGGAGTCAGTTTGCGTTCAGAAactacagagacacacagaaacacagacagattCAGTGTGAAACACACCACCACTGTACATCACAGTGACAAGATTCACTGCAGAGTCAAACTGAGACATCACATGATTGAGGCACTGATTATCAGCTCAA GTAATATGTTTAGTTCTTGGAGGACTTCAGTCATCATGATTTCAGTTGCTGTTGTGCTCAGTGTGATTGCTGGAATACTGATAGCTGTGTTTGCTCGTAAAAACAGAG ATCACGATCGACTACAGAATGAGAAGAACAGACTACAACATG AACGTGATCAACTGAAGACTATCATCCCTCAAG TGAATGTGATTCTGGATGCTGATACGGCTCATCCTCGTCTCACCGTGTCTGATGATGGGAAACAAGTGAGAGATGGAAAGAGTCGAACAGAAAGAGTGGATGGAggaaaaaacagatttaaaaattatCTTGGTGTTCTTGGGAAGGATGGATTCTCCTCGGGGTGTTTCTACtttgaggtgcaggtgaaggGACAAACTGAGTGGGATTTAGGAGTGACCAGAGAATCTGTGAACAGGACAGGGTCGATCAATGTGATTCCTGAGGATGGATACTGGGCTGTGGGTCTGTATAATGGGGAGTATCAGGCTCATGAGTCttcatctgtctctctttctccgaGTGTGAATCCTCAGAGGATCAGTGTGTTTGTGAATTATGAGAAGGGTTTCGTCTCCTTTTGTGATGTGGAGTCCATGTCTCATATCTACTCTTTCACTAATCAGTCTTTTAATGAGAAACTCTATCCATTTGTTAGTTTGGGGCATCTGTATAATGAAGACCCCACTCCACTGATTATCTGTGATGATTATTAA